The following coding sequences are from one Candidatus Bathyarchaeota archaeon window:
- a CDS encoding inositol-3-phosphate synthase: MPDIKVALIGVGNCASALIQGLKYYRNAGNCDECVGLRNLTLGGYHPRDIKIVAAFDVDSRKVGKDLAEAIFAPPNNAPKLMEVAPTGVIVRKGPVLDGVGEYTKSVIQVSSMPEVDVAQVLRDSGAEIVVNLLPSGAVKASEWYANQSLKAGCAFVNASPTFIASNLEWSRRYEDAGLPLVGDDLTDQIGATTLHKTLLQLLSRQGVRVTETYQLDVGGGTESLDTLERTRELKRTVKTETVKAALPYKAEVVAGSTDYVDFLQNRRDSFFWIKGLYFCGVSMQIDMRLSTVDAPNAGSVLLDVIRAVKIALNRKLKGAILPICAYAFKRPPQLLSLEIAEKMFEEFIAQKI, encoded by the coding sequence TTGCCGGACATAAAAGTGGCTTTGATCGGTGTTGGAAACTGTGCATCTGCTTTGATACAAGGGCTCAAATATTATAGAAATGCTGGAAATTGCGATGAATGCGTGGGTTTGCGGAATTTAACTCTTGGAGGATATCACCCTAGAGACATCAAAATTGTAGCTGCGTTCGATGTTGACAGTAGAAAAGTTGGGAAGGATTTGGCAGAAGCCATTTTCGCTCCTCCAAATAATGCTCCCAAGTTGATGGAGGTAGCTCCTACTGGTGTTATTGTCCGCAAAGGGCCGGTTCTTGATGGTGTTGGCGAATACACAAAAAGCGTTATCCAAGTAAGCAGCATGCCGGAGGTCGATGTTGCGCAAGTTCTGCGGGATAGTGGCGCTGAAATTGTTGTGAACCTTCTCCCAAGCGGAGCTGTTAAGGCTTCTGAATGGTACGCAAACCAGTCATTGAAGGCTGGATGCGCCTTTGTAAATGCGTCGCCAACTTTTATCGCAAGCAACTTAGAGTGGTCTAGACGCTATGAGGATGCTGGTTTGCCCCTTGTCGGAGATGATTTAACTGATCAAATAGGCGCTACAACTCTTCATAAGACTCTACTGCAGCTTCTTTCCAGACAAGGCGTGCGCGTAACCGAAACTTACCAGCTTGATGTTGGCGGGGGAACAGAGTCTCTTGATACGCTGGAAAGAACCCGTGAACTAAAGCGAACAGTTAAAACAGAGACTGTGAAGGCGGCATTGCCCTACAAAGCTGAAGTTGTCGCTGGGTCGACGGACTATGTTGATTTTTTGCAGAATAGACGTGACAGTTTCTTTTGGATTAAGGGACTATACTTTTGCGGCGTTTCGATGCAGATAGACATGAGGCTTTCTACAGTTGATGCACCAAATGCTGGTTCAGTTCTACTTGACGTGATAAGAGCAGTAAAAATAGCTTTAAACCGCAAACTTAAAGGAGCGATTCTTCCAATATGTGCATACGCGTTTAAACGTCCACCACAACTTCTCTCGTTAGAAATTGCTGAAAAAATGTTCGAAGAATTCATCGCTCAAAAAATCTGA
- a CDS encoding bifunctional phosphoglucose/phosphomannose isomerase gives MSKTSLLDNLAKIKEIDKDGMLHFYVNAPEHYKKAFEIAQKIKVDYSKPKAIIVAGMGGSAIGGEILKDWGRDVLTIPIEVCREYTLPAYANRETMTFVISYSGETEETLGCFLDAIKKECQIFCICSGGTLLKAAEEFGIPALRIPAGIPPRAALPYLFAPMLILLEKLGLISTVREGISEAISALKQICDENAPEKPVKENLSKTLAVKVNGTIPVIYGFGFYRSVAQRFKQQFNENSKVPAFWNAFPELNHNEIVGWESVEKPAKFFSAVFIRDENESPEEKCRIEATKDLISGATKGVYEVWGRGRGKLAKILSSILVGDFTSVYLAILRGIDPTPVESISTLKKKLEKIGTKDRITRELQNLTR, from the coding sequence ATGTCGAAAACATCGCTTCTAGATAATTTAGCCAAAATCAAGGAAATAGATAAAGACGGAATGCTTCACTTTTACGTCAACGCACCGGAACATTATAAAAAAGCCTTTGAAATAGCCCAAAAAATTAAGGTGGACTATTCCAAGCCTAAAGCAATTATCGTGGCGGGAATGGGAGGCTCAGCTATAGGTGGGGAAATCCTCAAAGATTGGGGTCGAGACGTTTTGACAATACCTATAGAAGTCTGCCGAGAATACACGCTTCCAGCATATGCAAACAGAGAGACGATGACTTTTGTGATAAGCTATTCTGGAGAAACAGAAGAAACGCTAGGCTGTTTTTTAGACGCAATTAAGAAAGAATGCCAGATTTTTTGTATATGCTCTGGTGGGACTCTTTTGAAGGCAGCGGAAGAATTTGGAATACCGGCTCTACGAATACCTGCAGGAATTCCTCCGAGAGCCGCGCTTCCTTATCTTTTTGCGCCAATGCTGATTCTTCTGGAGAAACTTGGTTTAATTTCAACGGTAAGAGAGGGAATATCTGAAGCAATTTCAGCGTTAAAACAGATTTGCGATGAAAATGCTCCTGAAAAACCTGTAAAGGAAAACCTTTCAAAGACGCTTGCCGTTAAAGTCAACGGTACAATTCCAGTTATCTATGGTTTTGGATTTTACCGCTCTGTTGCCCAGCGTTTTAAGCAGCAATTTAATGAAAACAGCAAAGTTCCAGCTTTTTGGAATGCATTCCCTGAACTGAACCATAATGAAATTGTCGGTTGGGAAAGCGTAGAAAAACCAGCAAAATTCTTTTCTGCAGTGTTTATAAGAGACGAAAACGAGTCCCCAGAGGAAAAATGCCGCATAGAAGCAACTAAGGACTTGATAAGTGGTGCTACAAAAGGGGTTTACGAAGTTTGGGGCAGAGGCCGAGGAAAACTGGCGAAAATTTTGTCCTCAATTTTGGTGGGGGATTTCACAAGCGTTTATCTTGCCATACTAAGAGGTATTGATCCAACACCGGTGGAATCAATTTCCACGTTAAAAAAGAAACTTGAAAAAATCGGGACAAAGGACAGGATAACTCGCGAACTGCAGAATCTAACACGGTAG
- the glyS gene encoding glycine--tRNA ligase codes for MDNKTPDKFTLISELARRRGFFWQSYEMYGGVSGFVTYGFLGKRLKHNIENKLREFFVNKLGIMEIEAPIIAPAKVFEASGHVEHFKEPMVECLKCGRRYRADHLLRERTKLSEAEAEKLSLKELKEAIESHGVQCPECGGKFGEPNYFLTMFKTTIGPYSEAVGYGRPEAAQNIFVEFKRLYENAREKLPFGVMQIGHALRNEISPRQGLIRLREFTIADVEFFFDPEEPNCFLLKDFGDETLRLVLAENKLRGSEDIVEVTVKEALEKGYIKIPWQAVFMALAKRLLAELGIPADKQRFIEKLPWERAHYSLQSFDQEVYMERWGWVEVSGHAYRTDYDLKQHMQFSGVDMRVYKEHEKPVETEKRVIKPLMTKLGPDFKGDARKIAEMLMEANPKEVEASFKEKGYYMLGGYKILPEHVEIATYRTKERGKRFIPHVVEPSFGIDRLVQVALEYAYHIKEDRIILSFPRDIAPIQIGVYPLVSKDGLPEKAMQVYEMLIDEGFAAEYDEAGSIGRRYARADEAGIPLGITIDYETLQNDTVTIRDRDTWRQVRNRIVALPELLHKYFRNKINFEDLGELVKE; via the coding sequence GTGGACAATAAAACACCAGATAAGTTTACTTTGATAAGTGAGCTAGCGCGCCGTAGGGGTTTCTTCTGGCAGTCTTATGAAATGTATGGCGGTGTCAGTGGCTTTGTAACTTACGGTTTTCTTGGTAAGAGATTAAAACATAACATCGAAAACAAGCTCAGAGAATTCTTCGTAAATAAGCTTGGAATTATGGAGATAGAGGCTCCAATAATAGCACCAGCTAAAGTCTTTGAAGCTTCTGGCCATGTTGAACACTTTAAGGAACCTATGGTGGAATGTCTAAAATGCGGAAGACGATATAGAGCGGATCATTTGCTTCGAGAAAGAACGAAGCTAAGTGAGGCGGAAGCTGAAAAACTAAGCTTGAAAGAGTTGAAGGAAGCCATCGAAAGCCATGGGGTCCAGTGTCCAGAGTGCGGCGGAAAATTTGGAGAGCCCAACTATTTCCTGACAATGTTTAAAACCACGATAGGCCCTTATTCGGAGGCTGTTGGCTATGGAAGGCCAGAGGCTGCTCAGAACATATTCGTGGAGTTCAAACGACTATATGAAAATGCACGAGAAAAACTTCCATTTGGCGTAATGCAAATAGGCCACGCACTGCGAAATGAAATCTCACCTAGGCAGGGCCTGATAAGGCTAAGAGAGTTCACGATAGCTGACGTTGAATTCTTCTTTGATCCGGAAGAACCCAACTGCTTTCTCTTAAAAGATTTTGGAGATGAAACTTTACGGCTGGTTTTAGCTGAAAACAAACTTCGCGGTTCAGAAGACATAGTTGAGGTTACGGTTAAAGAGGCTTTAGAAAAAGGCTACATAAAGATTCCGTGGCAAGCGGTTTTCATGGCTTTGGCAAAAAGACTGTTAGCCGAATTGGGAATCCCCGCAGATAAACAACGTTTCATTGAAAAGCTTCCATGGGAACGCGCGCATTATTCACTTCAAAGCTTTGACCAGGAGGTTTACATGGAACGCTGGGGCTGGGTTGAGGTTTCTGGACATGCGTATAGAACAGACTACGACCTAAAACAACACATGCAATTTAGTGGAGTAGACATGCGAGTATACAAAGAGCACGAAAAGCCTGTTGAAACTGAGAAGAGGGTGATTAAACCATTAATGACAAAACTTGGACCAGACTTCAAGGGCGACGCTAGAAAAATTGCAGAAATGCTGATGGAAGCAAACCCGAAAGAGGTTGAAGCGTCTTTTAAGGAGAAAGGCTACTACATGCTTGGGGGGTATAAGATTTTGCCGGAGCACGTAGAAATAGCAACCTACCGAACCAAAGAGCGGGGGAAGCGCTTTATACCACACGTGGTTGAACCTAGTTTCGGCATAGACCGACTTGTTCAAGTAGCGCTTGAATACGCTTACCACATCAAAGAAGACAGAATCATCCTAAGTTTCCCAAGAGACATAGCGCCCATACAGATTGGAGTATACCCCTTAGTGAGCAAAGATGGGTTACCGGAGAAGGCTATGCAGGTTTATGAAATGCTGATTGACGAAGGATTCGCTGCGGAATACGACGAAGCAGGCTCTATTGGAAGACGCTACGCAAGAGCGGACGAAGCAGGCATACCATTAGGGATCACCATAGACTATGAAACTCTTCAAAATGACACAGTCACAATCCGCGATCGAGACACTTGGAGACAGGTGCGAAATAGGATCGTCGCTTTGCCGGAACTCTTGCATAAATATTTCCGAAACAAAATAAATTTTGAAGATTTAGGTGAACTCGTTAAGGAGTAG
- a CDS encoding protein translocase SEC61 complex subunit gamma yields MGLRSFLEQCVRTLKLAVKPGRSELWLSIKICFLGISVIGIIGFIIKLLTAPLSQLL; encoded by the coding sequence ATGGGGTTAAGGTCTTTCCTTGAACAATGTGTTAGAACACTAAAATTGGCAGTTAAACCCGGAAGAAGCGAGTTGTGGCTCTCAATAAAGATATGCTTTTTAGGCATAAGCGTCATTGGAATCATAGGCTTCATCATAAAATTGTTAACAGCCCCACTTTCGCAACTACTTTAA
- the rpl12p gene encoding 50S ribosomal protein P1, with protein sequence MEYIYAAMLLHKAGKTINEENLTQVLTAAGVNVDAVRVKALVASLAEVNIDEVIKSAPTMMAAPAAAATTAAPAAEAKPKEEEKKKKEEEERAREEAALEGLGALFG encoded by the coding sequence ATGGAATATATATATGCTGCGATGCTCCTCCACAAGGCTGGAAAAACAATAAATGAAGAGAACCTAACACAGGTTTTAACAGCCGCTGGAGTTAACGTTGACGCCGTTAGAGTCAAAGCACTGGTTGCATCCTTGGCTGAAGTAAATATAGATGAAGTTATCAAATCAGCTCCAACAATGATGGCTGCGCCAGCGGCAGCAGCAACTACAGCAGCTCCAGCAGCAGAGGCTAAACCGAAAGAGGAAGAAAAGAAAAAGAAGGAAGAAGAGGAGAGAGCCAGGGAAGAAGCAGCGCTTGAGGGGCTTGGAGCACTTTTCGGCTGA
- a CDS encoding 50S ribosomal protein L11 — protein sequence MSEKKIVELLVSGGQATAGPPLGPALGPLGVNVMAVVNKINELTKDYAGMKVPVKVIVDPETKQFEVNVGTPTTSALIVSELKIEKGSGNPKTQKVGNLSIQQLIRIAKIKRQELLSRTLKAAVKEVLGTCVSMGVTVEGKDPKEVIKEIDGGKYDGIFTENES from the coding sequence ATGAGTGAAAAGAAAATTGTGGAACTACTTGTAAGCGGAGGACAGGCCACGGCTGGCCCACCGTTAGGACCAGCTTTAGGGCCTTTAGGCGTAAACGTCATGGCAGTTGTGAACAAAATAAACGAACTCACAAAAGACTATGCCGGAATGAAGGTCCCAGTAAAGGTTATTGTGGACCCAGAGACGAAGCAGTTTGAGGTTAACGTTGGAACTCCAACAACTTCAGCCTTAATTGTAAGCGAACTCAAAATTGAGAAGGGTTCTGGAAACCCGAAGACACAGAAAGTCGGCAACCTTTCGATACAGCAACTCATTCGAATAGCAAAGATAAAGCGTCAAGAGTTACTGTCAAGAACATTGAAGGCTGCAGTCAAAGAAGTTCTCGGAACGTGTGTTAGCATGGGCGTTACAGTTGAGGGAAAAGACCCAAAGGAAGTTATAAAGGAAATTGACGGGGGAAAATACGACGGAATATTCACTGAAAATGAATCCTAA
- a CDS encoding transcription elongation factor Spt5, which produces MEKPPTKIFAVRITTGQERNVAKLIAARIEMNRIPVKAILVPDTLRGYIFMEAESPHFVEQAITGIKHVKSRVPDFVNFSEIEKYIVRKPIIEELNENDIVEVTGGPFKGMRAKITRIDKTKEEVTLELLEATFTLPITVHADYVKLVEKAKT; this is translated from the coding sequence ATGGAAAAACCACCAACAAAAATTTTTGCTGTAAGAATAACGACGGGACAAGAAAGAAACGTAGCTAAACTCATTGCCGCAAGAATTGAAATGAACCGAATACCAGTAAAAGCCATCTTAGTCCCAGACACCCTTAGAGGATACATCTTTATGGAGGCTGAAAGTCCCCACTTTGTGGAGCAAGCAATAACCGGTATCAAGCATGTGAAGTCAAGAGTCCCAGACTTCGTAAACTTTTCAGAAATCGAAAAATACATTGTCAGAAAACCGATCATTGAGGAACTAAACGAAAACGACATCGTAGAAGTTACGGGAGGCCCATTCAAGGGAATGCGCGCCAAAATAACACGCATCGACAAAACAAAAGAGGAGGTAACCTTAGAACTTCTTGAGGCCACGTTTACTCTTCCAATAACTGTTCATGCAGATTATGTTAAACTTGTGGAAAAGGCAAAAACGTAA
- the speD gene encoding adenosylmethionine decarboxylase, which yields MGIHIIAEFRGVDPRKISRVEDLRVVLDRVVAKSGLHAVSSSFHQFEPHGVSAIYLLSESHLSVHTWPEYGYVALDIFTCGDDGPALNAFELLLEEFQPKKVEKRVIRRAVLGEGRNQNPA from the coding sequence ATGGGCATCCACATTATCGCCGAATTTCGGGGCGTGGATCCCCGAAAGATATCCAGAGTAGAAGATCTCCGGGTGGTTTTAGATAGGGTAGTTGCTAAATCTGGCTTACATGCTGTTTCTTCAAGTTTCCACCAGTTTGAGCCTCATGGAGTTTCTGCCATATACCTTCTAAGTGAATCTCACTTAAGTGTTCACACATGGCCGGAATATGGTTATGTAGCGTTGGACATTTTCACGTGTGGAGATGATGGTCCCGCCTTAAATGCTTTCGAGCTGTTGCTTGAAGAGTTTCAACCTAAAAAAGTTGAGAAACGCGTTATTAGGAGGGCTGTTCTTGGAGAGGGTAGAAACCAAAATCCTGCGTGA
- a CDS encoding 50S ribosomal protein L10, which produces MATEVYMRVIKNTLMKRAIENIKEKPELKKLEKYLTGPNVFLFTSMNPFRLAMNLEKGKVRMIAKAGDTASFDIVVPAGNTGQPPGPIISQLNAVGLPTRIEAGSVWITKDTLVARKGETISEKLASVLSKLGIKAVEAGLILKAAYDDGLVIEGEQLSINIDEIKKQFENAHREAFKLSLGIAYTTRENIRTLLQIAHQEAYALSLGTAIPTKENIKDLIRKAHMEMLSLSMRIPNLEGGFKQT; this is translated from the coding sequence TTGGCGACAGAAGTTTATATGCGTGTCATAAAAAACACTTTGATGAAGAGGGCAATTGAAAACATCAAAGAAAAGCCAGAATTGAAGAAGCTAGAGAAATATTTGACAGGCCCAAACGTTTTCCTTTTCACAAGCATGAACCCATTTAGACTGGCAATGAATCTTGAAAAAGGCAAGGTCCGCATGATTGCAAAAGCAGGAGATACCGCATCCTTTGACATTGTTGTCCCCGCTGGAAACACTGGACAGCCGCCTGGACCGATAATAAGCCAGCTGAATGCTGTTGGTTTGCCGACGAGGATTGAGGCAGGAAGCGTCTGGATAACCAAAGACACTTTAGTTGCCCGTAAAGGAGAAACAATTTCAGAGAAACTTGCAAGTGTCCTGTCCAAACTTGGAATAAAGGCTGTTGAGGCAGGGCTAATACTTAAGGCTGCGTATGATGACGGCTTAGTTATAGAAGGAGAACAGCTTAGCATAAACATAGATGAAATAAAAAAGCAATTTGAAAACGCTCATAGGGAAGCTTTCAAACTTTCGCTAGGCATTGCTTACACGACAAGAGAGAACATACGGACATTATTGCAAATCGCTCATCAAGAGGCTTATGCCCTTTCACTTGGCACTGCCATCCCGACAAAAGAAAACATAAAAGACCTTATTAGAAAAGCGCATATGGAAATGTTAAGTTTAAGTATGAGAATTCCCAATTTGGAAGGAGGATTCAAACAAACTTAA
- a CDS encoding DUF523 domain-containing protein, giving the protein MKLCSACLLGVRCRYNGKDALNKKVVRLLRTEVLIPVCPEQLGGLPTPREPAEIIRKKVVTKSGHDVTENFTRGARETLKIAKLFGVKEAILKQGSPSCGCGKIHDGTFSGRIIEGDGVTAALLKKHGIKVITEENL; this is encoded by the coding sequence ATGAAACTTTGCAGCGCATGCTTGTTGGGAGTTAGATGTCGCTACAATGGTAAAGACGCCTTAAACAAAAAAGTTGTCAGGCTTTTAAGGACGGAAGTTTTGATTCCGGTTTGTCCCGAACAGCTCGGAGGGTTACCAACACCAAGAGAACCAGCGGAAATTATTAGAAAAAAAGTGGTGACAAAGTCAGGACATGATGTTACAGAAAATTTTACACGCGGAGCAAGAGAGACCCTAAAAATAGCCAAGCTGTTCGGTGTTAAAGAGGCTATTTTAAAACAGGGAAGCCCTTCATGCGGATGTGGGAAAATTCATGACGGAACTTTTTCAGGTAGAATTATTGAAGGTGATGGTGTAACAGCAGCCCTATTAAAAAAACACGGGATTAAAGTAATCACAGAAGAGAACCTGTAG
- a CDS encoding D-tyrosyl-tRNA(Tyr) deacylase, which translates to MILLVASKKDQASINIAKQIIENYSFENRTWKNGETQVYVGREGKQEITLIIINEELVYAQNVTDFSLAPELIIFLSRHSSESGIPTLSVHTPGNLGKASLGGIPRRLSISPANAMRTALKAMAQLVGNRGLSYKVSYECTHHGPSLDRPAMFVELGSSPKQWADHAAAKVIANAVMETIASFGKSEAQAALGIGGPHYNEKFTKIALENNIAFGHVIPKYAVSEVDEEILRQCVERTLERVEVALLDWKGIRGEDKQRLIGMLENLNLKIQKV; encoded by the coding sequence ATGATTCTATTAGTTGCGTCCAAAAAGGATCAGGCCAGCATAAACATTGCAAAACAGATTATTGAAAACTACTCTTTTGAAAACCGAACTTGGAAAAATGGAGAAACGCAAGTTTATGTTGGTAGAGAGGGCAAACAAGAGATCACGTTGATAATAATAAATGAAGAGCTTGTTTACGCTCAAAACGTAACAGATTTTTCACTCGCTCCTGAACTTATAATCTTTCTTTCGAGGCACAGTAGCGAAAGTGGGATCCCCACTCTTTCAGTACACACTCCTGGAAATCTTGGAAAAGCAAGTCTAGGGGGGATTCCGAGAAGGCTTTCAATTTCACCGGCAAACGCCATGAGAACAGCCTTGAAAGCCATGGCGCAGCTGGTGGGAAATAGAGGCCTAAGCTATAAAGTCTCCTATGAATGTACACATCACGGCCCTTCTTTAGATAGACCAGCGATGTTCGTTGAATTAGGCAGTTCACCGAAACAGTGGGCAGATCACGCTGCAGCAAAAGTAATAGCCAACGCAGTAATGGAAACGATCGCAAGTTTTGGTAAAAGTGAAGCTCAAGCAGCGTTGGGTATCGGTGGGCCTCACTACAACGAAAAATTTACAAAAATTGCTCTGGAAAATAACATAGCTTTCGGACATGTAATTCCAAAGTATGCTGTTTCAGAAGTTGACGAGGAAATTTTACGCCAATGCGTGGAGAGGACCCTTGAAAGGGTTGAAGTGGCACTGTTAGACTGGAAAGGCATAAGGGGAGAAGACAAACAGCGTCTTATCGGAATGCTTGAAAACCTCAACTTGAAAATCCAAAAAGTTTAA
- a CDS encoding ornithine carbamoyltransferase, with protein sequence MHLINFKELSGNQLIEIIDKAIEVKRNPEKYRKALEGKSLAMIFQKTSTRTRVSFEVAMTQLGGHALYIDWRTTNFTIADIYDETQYLSRNVDCIMARLIRNADLQVMAKASKVPVINGCDEKYHPSQAIADLMTMKEKKGKLKGLKLVYVGVHNNVCNSLIEGCTKTGVKIVTVTPIFNEPSRDDELLEEAKKTGLYEVTFDVKQAVKDADFVYTDTWIDMEFFNDPKYAAEKEKRIKLMMPYQVNKELLQGSNALIMHDMPIHRGYEISADVIESHNSIIYEQSENRLHSAKAILLKLLNKY encoded by the coding sequence ATGCACTTAATCAATTTCAAGGAATTGTCTGGAAATCAACTTATAGAAATAATCGATAAGGCTATCGAGGTGAAGCGTAATCCAGAAAAATACCGGAAAGCGCTGGAAGGCAAGTCTTTGGCTATGATTTTCCAGAAGACTTCAACGAGAACTAGAGTTTCTTTTGAAGTTGCAATGACCCAGCTTGGGGGGCACGCGCTCTACATTGATTGGAGAACTACAAACTTTACAATAGCAGATATTTATGATGAAACACAATATTTGTCACGTAACGTCGACTGCATCATGGCGAGACTTATCCGGAATGCTGATTTGCAGGTCATGGCTAAGGCTTCAAAGGTCCCAGTAATAAACGGGTGTGACGAAAAGTACCATCCTAGCCAAGCCATAGCCGACCTCATGACAATGAAAGAAAAGAAAGGTAAACTGAAAGGTCTGAAGCTTGTTTACGTTGGTGTGCATAACAATGTTTGCAACTCGCTGATTGAAGGATGCACAAAAACTGGTGTAAAAATAGTTACAGTGACGCCGATCTTTAATGAACCTTCAAGAGATGATGAGCTTCTTGAAGAAGCTAAGAAAACTGGGTTGTATGAGGTGACCTTTGATGTTAAACAAGCAGTGAAGGATGCGGACTTTGTATATACAGATACATGGATCGACATGGAGTTTTTCAACGATCCGAAATATGCCGCTGAAAAAGAGAAACGCATCAAACTCATGATGCCCTACCAAGTGAATAAGGAACTGCTGCAGGGAAGCAACGCGCTTATAATGCATGACATGCCAATTCACAGAGGTTACGAGATAAGCGCTGATGTTATCGAAAGCCACAACTCCATAATATATGAGCAAAGCGAAAATAGGTTGCACTCGGCAAAGGCTATCCTCTTAAAGCTTCTCAACAAATATTAG
- a CDS encoding RNA-binding protein, whose protein sequence is MDYRKISIAIPASVVSDVPHLREKTSKVGLIGRAAAIFGIKEIIIYRDVLAVNQKAEVDLITTLLRYMETPQYLRRKLFRLKPELRYAGILPPLRTPHHPLSKKVADLKIGEYREGVTVAKTKTGIFVDVGVEKPVLIPEANLPLGERITIKIVSVGEQVLASLANINEIPHYWGYRVTVWKGSFGSLATSGRFDLKIATSKHGALFSEIKDEIAERWRTAKSVLIGFGAPTAGLFEIVKQEGLNLPDVVDFVVNTIPGQCTETVRTEEALIASLAVFNCF, encoded by the coding sequence TTGGATTATAGAAAAATTTCAATAGCGATTCCTGCCTCTGTAGTTTCTGATGTTCCACATTTACGGGAAAAAACGTCAAAGGTAGGCTTGATAGGCAGGGCTGCTGCAATCTTTGGAATCAAAGAAATAATAATTTATCGGGATGTTCTCGCGGTAAACCAAAAAGCCGAGGTAGATTTGATAACTACACTGCTTCGCTATATGGAGACACCCCAATATCTTCGGAGAAAATTGTTTAGACTGAAGCCTGAACTGCGTTATGCTGGAATTTTGCCACCGTTAAGAACGCCGCATCACCCTCTCAGCAAAAAAGTAGCTGACTTGAAAATTGGTGAATACAGGGAAGGCGTGACCGTTGCAAAAACAAAAACAGGCATCTTCGTAGATGTTGGTGTTGAAAAACCAGTGTTAATACCCGAAGCTAATTTGCCCCTAGGTGAAAGAATAACAATAAAAATCGTAAGTGTCGGCGAGCAAGTTTTAGCAAGTCTTGCAAACATTAATGAAATCCCCCATTATTGGGGTTACCGGGTAACGGTTTGGAAAGGATCATTTGGCAGTCTCGCAACAAGTGGACGGTTTGACCTTAAAATCGCCACATCTAAACATGGCGCACTTTTCTCGGAAATTAAAGACGAGATCGCTGAACGGTGGCGTACCGCTAAATCTGTGTTGATTGGTTTTGGGGCTCCAACGGCAGGACTTTTCGAAATTGTTAAACAAGAAGGCTTGAACTTGCCTGATGTTGTGGATTTTGTGGTCAACACTATTCCGGGACAATGTACAGAAACCGTGAGAACCGAAGAGGCGCTTATTGCCTCTCTCGCCGTTTTTAATTGTTTTTGA
- a CDS encoding 50S ribosomal protein L1: MSIESKMLLTAVKEAKEKAGKRNFTQSVELIVTLQDIDMKSPEGRLQENIELPYPPPEKPNKICVFATGELALRAKKANADLVIDRAELEALAGKKKEMRRIANEYEFFLAEAPLMPLVGKVFGAVLGPRGKMPVPVPPNADIESLLNKYRRTVVIRMRNQPVIQCRVGTENMKEEELAENIQAVLKVVEAKMKRGIKNVKSIHVKTTMGAPAKIKL; the protein is encoded by the coding sequence ATGTCTATAGAGTCTAAGATGCTGTTAACTGCCGTGAAAGAAGCGAAAGAAAAAGCTGGAAAAAGAAATTTCACTCAGTCAGTGGAGCTCATAGTGACGTTGCAGGACATAGACATGAAATCTCCAGAAGGACGACTTCAAGAAAATATTGAATTGCCCTACCCACCACCGGAAAAACCCAATAAAATATGTGTATTTGCCACAGGAGAGCTTGCTCTTAGAGCAAAGAAGGCTAACGCAGATTTAGTGATTGACAGAGCGGAGCTCGAAGCCCTTGCAGGCAAGAAAAAGGAGATGCGGCGAATTGCCAATGAATATGAATTTTTCCTTGCTGAGGCACCGTTAATGCCTCTCGTTGGCAAAGTTTTCGGCGCTGTTTTGGGACCTAGGGGAAAAATGCCTGTGCCAGTTCCGCCCAACGCGGATATAGAGAGCTTACTGAATAAGTACCGGAGAACCGTTGTAATCAGAATGCGAAACCAGCCGGTTATCCAGTGTCGCGTAGGAACAGAAAACATGAAAGAGGAGGAGTTAGCGGAAAACATACAAGCCGTATTGAAAGTTGTTGAAGCAAAAATGAAAAGAGGAATAAAAAACGTTAAATCGATCCATGTGAAAACGACCATGGGAGCCCCAGCGAAGATTAAACTGTGA